The region CTCGGGAATCGGCGGCGGCGGGTTCATGCTCGTCTACAGCGCCGAGGAGGACGAGATAATCGCCATCGACAACCGGGAGCGTGCGCCCCTCGGGGCCCAGCCCGACATGTTCCTGAACGAACAGGGCGAGGAGGTTCCCTTCTTAGAGCGTCACACGAACGGGAAGGCGGTCGGCGTCCCCGGAACGCTGAAAGCCGCCGACGTGGCCGTAAAGCGGTTCGGAACGAAGGAACTCGGCGAACTCATCGAACCGGCCGTCGAACTGGCCGCGCCGGACGGAGAGACGGTCACCGTCGACGAGTTCCTCGCGGACTCGATCGCGGCCAACGTCGAGGAAGGGTCGTTCACGTCGACCGCAAAGGAGGTGTTCGCGCCGGGCGGCGACCCCCTCCAAGAGGGCGACGAACTCGCCCAACCCGACCTCGCCGACACTCTCCGCACCATCCGCGACGAGGGCATCGGCCCGTTCTACAAGGGCGAAATCGCGGAGGACATCGCCGAGACCGTCCAAGGCGCGGCGCGGTACCGAAAGACGGGCGGGAACATGACCGTCGACGACCTCGGCCGGTACAACGTCGAGATTACGCGCCCCGTCCACGTCACCTACGAGGGCGACGCGCACGACATCACCGTCCGGACGATGCGCTCTCCGACCTCCGGCGGGTACGTCATCGGGCAGATTCTCTCGCTGTTGGAACCGTTCGACCTCGCGCAGTACGACCGCCGGTCGTTCGACGTCTACCACCGGATGATAGAGGCGTTCCAACTCGCGTTCGCCGACCGAAACGAGTACTTGGGCGACGAGGAGTTCGTTGACATCCCGTGGCAGGGGTTCCTCGACGAGGAGTACCTCGACGAACGGCGAAAGATCATCGACCCGAAGAAGGCGACGGCGGCGACGCGCGAACCCGGCGACCCGTTCGCGTACCAACCCGGCGGGCAGTACTACACGAGTCCCAGAGACGTCGAGGAGGCCCAGAACGTCAGCAACGCCTCCGGAAACAAGGGGAAGAAGACCGGCACCGAGGAACCGTCCGGGCAGACGACGCACTTCACGACGG is a window of Halopelagius longus DNA encoding:
- the ggt gene encoding gamma-glutamyltransferase, yielding MDRSDESPADESNDAETDETAARFTATKRAFLRGSGVALGAGVLPAGAGTAVGTTGGKSNSVAKGGGGMVSSVHRQATNAGVEVLKDGGNAVDAAVAVQFALNVVQPHSSGIGGGGFMLVYSAEEDEIIAIDNRERAPLGAQPDMFLNEQGEEVPFLERHTNGKAVGVPGTLKAADVAVKRFGTKELGELIEPAVELAAPDGETVTVDEFLADSIAANVEEGSFTSTAKEVFAPGGDPLQEGDELAQPDLADTLRTIRDEGIGPFYKGEIAEDIAETVQGAARYRKTGGNMTVDDLGRYNVEITRPVHVTYEGDAHDITVRTMRSPTSGGYVIGQILSLLEPFDLAQYDRRSFDVYHRMIEAFQLAFADRNEYLGDEEFVDIPWQGFLDEEYLDERRKIIDPKKATAATREPGDPFAYQPGGQYYTSPRDVEEAQNVSNASGNKGKKTGTEEPSGQTTHFTTADADGNLVSWTSTIEQLFGSGIMVPGRGFMLNNELTDFDSEPGGPNEVQPEKRPLSSTSPTIVTRDGDPFLTVGSPGGWSIIHTVSQILLNVAEFGMDIDEAVAEPRVYSATGTWVQAEGGVPDGVVDELNAAGHDVSVVETIGNAQSIRIEDDGEYVGVADKRRNGCAKSP